The Gemmatimonadaceae bacterium DNA segment GTGGACCGCGTTCGTGATCTGCCTGCTCGCGCTCGCCGTCGCATTCGTCGCCGGGCGACGGTTGACTGCCGGCCTCGCCGAGAAAGCCCGCCTTGCCGCCGAGCACCAGCAGACCATCGAAGAACAAGCCGCCGAACTCGAGCAACAGACTGCCGTGCTCGAGGAGCAGGCCGGACAGCTTGAGGAGCAAGCCGCGGCGCTGGAAGAGAAGGTCGCCGAGCAGGAGGCGACGCTGGCGCTCCTGGACGAAACGTCGCGTTTCCTCGATTCCGCCATCGAGAGTTCGCCCTATGGCATCGCGTTCTACGACCGGCAACTGCGCTTCCAGCGCATCAACGGCGCCCTGGCCGCGATTAACGGCTACCCCGCCGCGGAGCACATCGGCAAGAGCATCGAACAGATCATCCCGGCGCTGGCCCCGACCATCAGGCCCCACCTCGAGCGCGTGACGAACAGCGGCATCGCCGAGACGGACGTGGTGGTCGAGGGCACCACCGCCGCGCACCCCGATGTGCCGCGGCGCTGGCTCTGCACCTACTACCCCATCCGCGCACCCGGACTGCCGGCGGTGGGCGTCGGCTGCATCGTGATGGACGTGACCGAGCAACATCGCCTCGAACAGCAGTTGCGGCAGGCGCAAAAGCTGGAGGCCGTCGGACGCTTGGCCGGCGGCATCGCGCACGACTTCAACAATGTGCTCACGGTGATCCAGAGCTACGCCGAAGTGCTGGCCTTCGAGCTGGAAGAGGATGGCAAGGGCCGCGAGGAAGTGGACGCCATCCGCGCCGCCGCCGACCGGGCCGCGGGCCTCGCGCGTCAACTGCTGGCCTTCAGCCGCCGCGACGTCATCATCCCCCGCGACGTGGACCTGCGCGAGGTCATCCTCGGGATGCAACTCATCTTGCGGCGGCTGGTGCCGCCGTCAGTCGAACTCACCCTCGACCTCGCCGACGAAGACCTCGTGGTGCGGATGGACGCCGGGCAGCTCGAGCAGGTGCTGATGAACCTCGCCATCAACGCCGTCGACGCGATGCCCGTCGGCGGTGCCCTGCGCATCCGCACCGCAGCCGGCACGCCGGCCGACGACGGCGTGCGCACCGCCCTGCTCGCGGTGGAAGATTCCGGCACGGGAATGACGCCCGAGGTGATCGAACGGCTCTTCGAACCCTTCTTCACGACCAAGCCCGCCGGTCGCGGCACCGGACTCGGCCTCGCGACGACCTACGCGATCATCACTGAGGCGGGCGGTAAGATCAGCGTCAGCAGCAAGATGGGCTCGGGCAGCCGCTTCGACGTGTTGCTGCCACGGACGCAGGGGACGGATGCACGCGAACGCCGCAAGAGCCCCGTGCGGGGATTCGATGTGCCCGGCGGCAGCGAGCGCATCCTGCTGGCCGAGGATGAACCCGCCATTCGCACCGCCATCTCGCGCATCCTCCGCGCGGCCGGCTACGACGTGCTCGAAGCCTCCAACGGCGGCGAGGCCCTGCGCCTCGCTGACGCGGAGTCCCGCCCGATTCACCTGTTGCTCTCA contains these protein-coding regions:
- a CDS encoding response regulator codes for the protein MAALGNDVPQNPIVQALERWRRVLSGAVAVIAVLVIAAFVLERSTTRWVTHSGNVLRLATTAQREIWVAEAAVRALLLRPEVDSAEALRRVARVDIAQSMLRALRDSVADQPDQLARVDSILIGLDRWNRSFVVPVREGGILSRTLALEGTLAFDQLAHPFENLIEVEADLRVERFRRQGEMLWTAFVICLLALAVAFVAGRRLTAGLAEKARLAAEHQQTIEEQAAELEQQTAVLEEQAGQLEEQAAALEEKVAEQEATLALLDETSRFLDSAIESSPYGIAFYDRQLRFQRINGALAAINGYPAAEHIGKSIEQIIPALAPTIRPHLERVTNSGIAETDVVVEGTTAAHPDVPRRWLCTYYPIRAPGLPAVGVGCIVMDVTEQHRLEQQLRQAQKLEAVGRLAGGIAHDFNNVLTVIQSYAEVLAFELEEDGKGREEVDAIRAAADRAAGLARQLLAFSRRDVIIPRDVDLREVILGMQLILRRLVPPSVELTLDLADEDLVVRMDAGQLEQVLMNLAINAVDAMPVGGALRIRTAAGTPADDGVRTALLAVEDSGTGMTPEVIERLFEPFFTTKPAGRGTGLGLATTYAIITEAGGKISVSSKMGSGSRFDVLLPRTQGTDARERRKSPVRGFDVPGGSERILLAEDEPAIRTAISRILRAAGYDVLEASNGGEALRLADAESRPIHLLLSDVMMPGVGGKELVQRLGAVRPEVRIVMMSGYTDDDALRADLGAARYAFLQKPFTARDVLLAVRTALDTD